The window AAATTGTATATGAAGATAAAGATTTAGTAATTATAAATAAAGATGCTGGAGTAATAGTTCACCCAGCTCAAGGTTATTATACAGGAACTCTTGTAAATGCAGTACTTTATCATATAAAAGATTTATCTACAATAAATGGTGTAATAAGACCGGGGATTGTTCATAGACTAGATAAAGATACTAGTGGATTGATTGTAATTGCTAAAAATGATATAGCACATGTAAAACTAACAGACATGTTTAAAGAAAAAACTATTGAAAAAAGATATGTTTGCATATGTAAGGGGAATTTTAAAAGTTCAAGTGGAAGAATAGAAACTTTAATAGGGAGAGATCCAAAAGATAGAAAAAAAATGGCTGTTGTTGATGATAATGGAAAGATAGCCATAACAAATTATGAAGTGGTAGATAGTGTGCCTGGATTTTCGTTAGTTGATGTGGGTATAGAAACAGGAAGAACTCATCAGATAAGAGTACATATGAAAAGTTTAAATCACCCTATTTTAGGAGATTCTGTATATGGTAATACTTCAGAAGTTGCTAAGCGACAGATGCTTCATTCTTATTACTTAAAATTTAACCATCCAATAACAAATAAAGAATTAGTAATTTTAGGTCAATTAAAAGAGGATTTTAAAATAATTGCTAAAAAATTAAAGCTGGATTTAAATAAGATTTATAGACTATATAAATAAAGGAAAACTAAAAAAAAATAGGTAGAAATTATGAATAGTGGAGATAAAATGAAAATAAAAAATGAAATGTACATTTTTGATTTAGAAAATGGAAAAATAGTTGGGGTTGATGAAGCAGGAAGAGGTCCTTTAGCTGGACCAGTTGTAGCAGCTGTAGCTAAGTTAAAAAGTTTTGATGAAAAACTAAATAAAATAAATGATTCTAAAAAGTTGTCTGAAAAATCAAGAGAAGAACTGTTTGAAATTATTAAAGAACATTTTTATATAGGAATAGGAATAGCTACTGTAGAAGAAATAGACAATGTAAATATATTGAATGCAACTTTTTTAGCAATGAGAAGAGCCCTTGCTCAAATAGAAGATGAAAAAATATTTTTTGAAAGAGTATTAGTGGATGGAAATCATAAAATTAGAGAATATTCTGGAGAACAGCTACCTATAATTAAAGGTGATTCTAAAAGTTTATCTATAGCAGCAGCATCTATAATTGCTAAAGTGACTAGAGATAGAATAATGTTAGATATAGCAAAAGATTATCCAGAATATGTTTTTGAAAAGCATAAAGGATATGGAACTAAATTACATCGTGAAATTATAATAACAAAAGGACCTATAGAAGGAATTCACAGAAAAAGTTTCTTAAAGAAAATTTTAGGAGAGTAAAATGATGAATAAAAGAAGCAAGGGTAAAGAATATGAAGAGAAAGGTAAAAAATTTTTAGAAAGTATTGGTGTAAAAATATTAGATATGAATTTTCAAGGTTCCTTCGGTGAAATAGACATAATTGGCTATGATGATAATACCCTTGTTTTTTTTGAAGTTAAATATAGAAAAAACGATTATTTTGGTTTGCCACAAGAGGCAATAGATAGAAAAAAAAGGAATAAAATATATATAACAGCAAAAGAGTTTATAAGAAAAAATAGGTTAGAAAATGAAAAAATACGTTTTGATGCAATAGTTTTTTTTAGAGAAGATTTAGATTGGATTAAGAATATTTTTTGGGGTGATGAACTTGGAATATAGATGTTTAAAATGTGGAAGTGATAGATACATAGTCAAAACTGCAGTAATACCAGAAAAAAGCCCTGGATTAAAGATAGAGATAGGAACTTATTATGTAAAAACTTGTGTAGAGTGTGGCTATACTGAGTTTTACTCAGCTAAAATAGTTGATAAGGAATTTGCAAAAAGTAAAAAAGGAAAGCGGTATGCTAAAGCGACTCCTTAGATTATTTTTATTTGATAATACCTGTTCTTTATGTAATTGTCATCTTGAGACTGAAGACTACTTATGTTGCAAATGTAGGATAAAACTTGAAAAAATGAGTACTCTAAAGCAAAGAAAAAATTTGTATTATTTATATTATTATACAGATGTAAAAAAAATAATATTTGATTTGAAATTTAAAAACAGAAAAGGGGTTTCAAAAAGTCTAAGTAAGTATATTAAAACTTCGATAGACAGTATAGTGATGAAAGAACAAATAGACACGATAATATCTGTTCCAATAAACAAGAAAAGATTCTTAGAAAGAGGATATAATCAAGTTGATGAAATTCTAAAATCAGCGAATATAAAATTTGAGAGTATTGAAAGAGTTAAAAATACAAAATATATGTATAAGATAAAAAATCATATTGAAAGAGAAAAAAATATAAAAAATGCTTTTAAAATAAGAAGTGATTATTCTCAAAAAAAAATATTAATAGTTGATGATATTGTCACTACAGGAACAACAATAAAAGAGTTAGAAAATGAACTGTTAGAAAATCAAAAAGCAGAAAAAGTAGTTTTTTTTACATTAACTGTAGTTAGAGAATATTTTAAATGACTGAATTAAGGATGGGTGGAAATGGAGATTTTTATAAATGGAGAAAAAATAAATATTGGAATAAAAAATACTAAGTTATTAAATGTTCTAGAAAAGATAGAGGCCAATGTAATAAAACATGGGGAAGTAATTGTTGAATTGAAACTAGATGGAGAAATGGTAGATG of the Cetobacterium sp. NK01 genome contains:
- a CDS encoding RluA family pseudouridine synthase yields the protein MEKYKEIIEIIVKDEDKGKRLDSFLSENFEDATRSYIQKLIDNENVVIDNKSKTKSGNKLKGKEKIIVKIPEDELLEVLPENLPIEIVYEDKDLVIINKDAGVIVHPAQGYYTGTLVNAVLYHIKDLSTINGVIRPGIVHRLDKDTSGLIVIAKNDIAHVKLTDMFKEKTIEKRYVCICKGNFKSSSGRIETLIGRDPKDRKKMAVVDDNGKIAITNYEVVDSVPGFSLVDVGIETGRTHQIRVHMKSLNHPILGDSVYGNTSEVAKRQMLHSYYLKFNHPITNKELVILGQLKEDFKIIAKKLKLDLNKIYRLYK
- a CDS encoding ribonuclease HII; this translates as MKIKNEMYIFDLENGKIVGVDEAGRGPLAGPVVAAVAKLKSFDEKLNKINDSKKLSEKSREELFEIIKEHFYIGIGIATVEEIDNVNILNATFLAMRRALAQIEDEKIFFERVLVDGNHKIREYSGEQLPIIKGDSKSLSIAAASIIAKVTRDRIMLDIAKDYPEYVFEKHKGYGTKLHREIIITKGPIEGIHRKSFLKKILGE
- a CDS encoding YraN family protein yields the protein MMNKRSKGKEYEEKGKKFLESIGVKILDMNFQGSFGEIDIIGYDDNTLVFFEVKYRKNDYFGLPQEAIDRKKRNKIYITAKEFIRKNRLENEKIRFDAIVFFREDLDWIKNIFWGDELGI
- a CDS encoding zinc ribbon domain-containing protein, whose amino-acid sequence is MNLEYRCLKCGSDRYIVKTAVIPEKSPGLKIEIGTYYVKTCVECGYTEFYSAKIVDKEFAKSKKGKRYAKATP
- a CDS encoding ComF family protein translates to MYYLYYYTDVKKIIFDLKFKNRKGVSKSLSKYIKTSIDSIVMKEQIDTIISVPINKKRFLERGYNQVDEILKSANIKFESIERVKNTKYMYKIKNHIEREKNIKNAFKIRSDYSQKKILIVDDIVTTGTTIKELENELLENQKAEKVVFFTLTVVREYFK